One window of the Streptococcus parasanguinis ATCC 15912 genome contains the following:
- a CDS encoding ABC transporter permease — protein MLTLLKRNFLLYFRNRSGVFFSLLGALISFILYIIFLQKNLTDAWAQLPNSGPVLNNWLMSGTLAVTGITTSLAALTQLVKDRERQVDQDLYLSDQGKWRLPFSYLTSAIIISFFMQVFMYVLMCGYFREVPSLSLLPEVLLIMLFSSLLSSLVNAIFVYFFQSVDSLGKFATIVGTASGFLVGTYVPLGVLPDFAQLLMKCTPATYIASLYRQVLMKEALSETFKGQDNLLQEFQEKMGVQLKWQALLTKEQTYLIVLGGILLALRIWISLAKRSNKRK, from the coding sequence ATGCTAACCTTACTAAAGCGAAATTTTTTATTGTACTTCAGGAATCGTTCAGGAGTTTTCTTCTCCCTGTTGGGAGCCTTGATTTCCTTTATTCTTTATATTATTTTTCTTCAAAAAAATCTAACAGATGCTTGGGCTCAGCTCCCCAATAGTGGTCCTGTGTTAAATAATTGGTTAATGAGTGGGACGCTGGCTGTGACAGGGATTACGACGAGTCTGGCTGCCCTGACTCAGTTGGTAAAGGACCGTGAACGTCAAGTAGATCAGGATCTTTATTTATCGGATCAAGGGAAGTGGCGGTTACCATTTTCGTATCTAACGAGCGCAATCATCATCTCTTTTTTCATGCAAGTCTTTATGTATGTGCTGATGTGTGGCTATTTTAGAGAAGTTCCATCCCTATCTCTATTACCTGAAGTGCTCCTTATTATGCTGTTTAGTAGCCTGCTTTCTAGTTTAGTGAATGCCATTTTTGTTTATTTTTTCCAATCCGTAGATAGTCTTGGAAAGTTTGCGACCATAGTGGGTACAGCTTCTGGTTTTTTGGTAGGGACTTATGTACCTTTAGGTGTTCTACCTGATTTTGCACAATTACTAATGAAGTGCACTCCAGCAACTTATATTGCATCACTTTATCGGCAAGTACTCATGAAAGAAGCATTAAGTGAGACCTTTAAAGGTCAAGATAATCTTCTTCAAGAATTTCAAGAAAAAATGGGTGTTCAGCTGAAATGGCAAGCTTTATTGACAAAGGAACAAACATACCTTATAGTGTTAGGAGGCATTCTTCTAGCTTTGAGGATTTGGATTTCCTTAGCAAAAAGATCGAATAAAAGAAAGTAA
- a CDS encoding LytTR family DNA-binding domain-containing protein produces the protein MKIRFEEKQDIPENNPCVVIQAKQLSDQAREVMDYLEQFSTVNQVVIPIKTDDHLIMVKIDDIILAEIDKNQLTIYTTDKTFTVRDTLTKFQHRINRRNFLQISRHAVMNIDHLESLSDSFSGNMMAKLTRGVKSSVSRKYVKSLMDYLGV, from the coding sequence ATGAAGATTCGTTTTGAGGAAAAACAGGATATTCCAGAAAACAACCCCTGTGTGGTCATTCAAGCCAAGCAATTATCTGATCAAGCACGAGAGGTGATGGATTACCTCGAACAATTTTCGACAGTGAATCAAGTAGTGATTCCTATCAAAACAGATGATCATTTAATCATGGTGAAAATTGATGACATTATTCTAGCCGAGATTGATAAGAATCAGCTAACCATTTATACGACAGACAAAACGTTCACCGTCAGAGATACTTTGACAAAGTTTCAACATCGGATTAATCGTCGTAATTTTTTACAGATATCACGCCACGCGGTGATGAATATCGACCATTTGGAATCGCTATCGGATAGTTTTTCAGGCAATATGATGGCTAAACTGACACGCGGAGTAAAATCAAGTGTCAGTCGGAAATATGTCAAATCCTTGATGGATTATTTAGGGGTATAG
- a CDS encoding DUF3021 domain-containing protein produces the protein MKRVIAYFVSGMRTGSFFYLCLVLLSHLYTNIVYPAVNARNILAIFLMSGTMGVLTFILEEEEFLTYSLRVALHLVVTATILALTYLFFGWGAALRSPIPWLIFLAIYGLIWLYQIWQLHKKTQRINQALLHRRKGK, from the coding sequence ATGAAACGAGTTATAGCTTATTTTGTATCTGGTATGAGGACAGGTTCCTTCTTTTATTTGTGTTTGGTGTTATTATCCCATCTCTATACCAACATCGTCTATCCCGCTGTAAATGCCCGCAACATCCTGGCGATCTTTTTAATGAGTGGAACAATGGGAGTCTTGACGTTCATTCTTGAGGAAGAAGAGTTTTTGACCTATAGTTTGCGTGTGGCCTTGCATTTAGTTGTGACAGCTACCATCTTAGCATTGACCTACTTATTTTTTGGCTGGGGGGCAGCCTTACGGAGCCCGATTCCTTGGTTGATCTTTCTAGCCATTTACGGCCTGATCTGGCTGTACCAGATTTGGCAACTCCATAAAAAAACTCAACGAATCAACCAAGCATTGTTGCATCGCAGAAAAGGGAAATAG
- the tyrS gene encoding tyrosine--tRNA ligase — MHIFDELKERGLVFQTTDEEALRKALEEGQVSYYTGYDPTADSLHLGHLVAILTSRRLQLAGHKPYALVGGATGLIGDPSFKDAERSLQTKETVQEWVRSIQGQLSRFLDFENGDNKAEMVNNYDWFGSISFIDFLRDVGKYFTVNAMMSKESVKKRIETGISYTEFAYQIMQGYDFYVLNQEHNVTLQIGGSDQWGNMTAGTELMRRKADKTGHVMTVPLITDATGKKFGKSEGNAVWLNADKTSPYEMYQFWMNVMDADAVRFLKIFTFLSLDEIEEIRKQFEAAPHERLAQKILAREVVTLVHGEEAYKEALNITEQLFAGNIKNLSVKELKQGLRGVPNYQVQAEDNLNIVELLVTAGVVNSKRQAREDVQNGAIYVNGERIQDLDYVLSDSDKLENELTVIRRGKKKYFVLTY; from the coding sequence ATGCACATTTTTGATGAGCTAAAAGAGCGTGGTTTGGTATTTCAAACGACGGATGAAGAAGCCTTGCGCAAAGCACTGGAAGAAGGTCAGGTTTCTTATTATACTGGTTATGATCCAACTGCTGACAGCCTTCACCTTGGCCACTTGGTTGCCATCTTGACGAGCCGTCGTCTTCAATTAGCAGGCCACAAACCTTACGCGCTCGTTGGCGGTGCGACTGGTCTCATTGGAGATCCGTCCTTCAAAGATGCTGAACGTAGTCTCCAAACAAAAGAAACTGTTCAAGAATGGGTTCGCTCCATTCAAGGGCAATTGTCTCGTTTCCTCGATTTTGAAAATGGGGACAATAAAGCCGAAATGGTCAACAACTACGATTGGTTCGGAAGCATTAGCTTTATTGACTTCCTTCGTGATGTCGGGAAATACTTTACGGTCAATGCTATGATGAGTAAAGAATCTGTTAAAAAACGGATTGAGACAGGGATTTCTTACACAGAGTTTGCCTACCAAATTATGCAAGGCTATGACTTCTACGTCCTCAACCAAGAGCACAATGTAACCCTTCAAATCGGTGGATCTGACCAATGGGGAAACATGACAGCCGGTACTGAGTTGATGCGTCGTAAAGCAGATAAAACTGGTCATGTTATGACTGTGCCTTTGATCACAGATGCAACTGGTAAGAAATTCGGTAAATCAGAAGGCAATGCGGTCTGGCTCAATGCAGACAAAACATCTCCATACGAAATGTACCAATTCTGGATGAATGTGATGGATGCGGATGCTGTGCGCTTCTTGAAGATCTTCACATTCTTGTCACTTGATGAGATTGAAGAGATCCGCAAACAGTTTGAGGCTGCTCCTCATGAACGCCTAGCTCAAAAGATCTTGGCACGTGAAGTGGTCACCCTTGTCCACGGCGAAGAAGCCTACAAGGAAGCCCTCAACATCACAGAACAACTCTTTGCAGGAAACATCAAAAACCTTTCTGTCAAAGAACTCAAACAAGGCCTTCGTGGTGTGCCAAACTACCAGGTCCAAGCAGAAGACAACCTCAACATTGTTGAACTCTTGGTCACAGCTGGTGTGGTCAATTCTAAACGCCAAGCCCGCGAAGATGTTCAAAATGGAGCTATCTACGTCAACGGCGAACGCATCCAAGACCTTGACTATGTCTTGAGCGATAGCGATAAATTAGAAAATGAATTGACCGTTATCCGTCGCGGTAAGAAAAAATACTTTGTTTTGACTTATTAA
- the pbp1b gene encoding penicillin-binding protein PBP1B yields the protein MNQLKEKLQDFWKKVQKFFANMYTETPNKEKKEESSWSIGDIFATSLRTLKLLWDVMIALSICLFLFGAGIGIGYAASLFNNVKAPKTEELVQQVRNVSSVSKLTYSDKSLISEVDSDLIRTPVAGDAISDNVKKAVIATEDENFESHKGVVPKAVLRATLGSVAGVGSSSGGSTLTQQLIKQQVVGDAPTFTRKATEIVDALALERGMDKNEILTTYLNVSPFGRNNRGQNIAGVEAAAQGIFGVSAKDLSVPQAAFIAGLPQSPIVYSPYAADGSLKSKENLELGLARAKDVLFNMYRTGVLSKKDYETYAQYDLTKDFIASDGIEKTPHDYLYFQAMKEAKEAMYDYLIKRDNVTKQDLKNNETVKSYQKLAESELREGGYTIQTTINKPVHNAMQAAVANFGNILDDGTGLVEVGNVLMDNRTGAILGFIGGRNFDGNQNNHAFDTERSPGSTIKPLLAYGIAIDQGLMGSNSILSNYPTNFSSGEPIMHVDNRGTAMMDLREALNTSWNIPAYWTYRTLREKGVDVPSYMKKMGYDISEYGIESLPMGGGIEVTVAQHTNGYQTIANNGNYLKRYMVEQIIDRDGDVVYKHEADPVRVYSPATATIMQDLLRGVLTSGATTTFKSRLSQVNPTLAGADWIGKTGTTNSNGDMWLMLSTPTVSLGGWIGHDNNASMQALTGYNNNAQYMAQLVNAIYQADPSLLGVQDKFTFDKSVIRSEVLKSTGEKPGRVNVNGRDVDVSGQMVTSLWAKNGAPTTQYHFAIGGSDSDYQNAWAAILGNAGGNQNTNNRNNNTNSSETSSSSSSSNSSNNSTNRNSSNRDNRR from the coding sequence GTGAATCAATTAAAAGAGAAGTTGCAAGATTTTTGGAAGAAAGTCCAAAAATTCTTTGCAAATATGTATACAGAAACTCCAAATAAGGAAAAAAAAGAAGAGAGCAGTTGGTCTATTGGTGATATTTTTGCGACCTCTTTACGGACCCTCAAACTCTTGTGGGATGTCATGATTGCCCTTTCTATTTGCCTCTTTTTATTTGGTGCAGGGATCGGGATTGGTTATGCTGCGAGTCTCTTTAACAATGTTAAGGCTCCGAAGACAGAGGAATTGGTCCAGCAGGTGCGTAATGTTAGTAGCGTTTCAAAACTGACCTATTCTGATAAGAGTTTGATTTCAGAAGTAGACAGTGATTTGATCCGCACACCAGTAGCTGGAGATGCTATTTCAGACAATGTCAAAAAGGCTGTGATTGCTACTGAGGATGAGAATTTTGAAAGCCACAAGGGGGTTGTGCCCAAAGCCGTTCTTCGGGCGACGCTTGGATCTGTAGCCGGCGTTGGCTCCTCTAGTGGGGGATCGACCTTGACCCAGCAGTTGATCAAACAGCAAGTCGTCGGAGACGCTCCGACCTTTACTCGTAAGGCGACAGAAATTGTCGACGCCCTTGCCTTAGAGCGAGGGATGGATAAAAACGAAATCCTGACCACTTACTTAAATGTTTCACCTTTTGGACGAAACAATCGTGGACAAAACATTGCGGGTGTGGAAGCTGCGGCTCAAGGGATCTTTGGAGTCTCTGCGAAAGACCTGTCCGTTCCACAAGCGGCCTTTATCGCAGGGCTGCCACAAAGTCCGATTGTCTACTCCCCTTATGCTGCAGACGGTAGCCTAAAGAGTAAGGAAAATCTAGAGTTAGGTTTGGCGCGTGCCAAAGACGTCTTGTTCAATATGTACAGGACAGGAGTCTTATCGAAAAAAGACTACGAAACCTATGCTCAGTATGATTTGACCAAAGACTTCATCGCTTCGGATGGCATCGAGAAAACGCCACATGACTACCTCTATTTCCAAGCCATGAAAGAGGCGAAAGAGGCCATGTATGATTACTTGATCAAACGAGACAATGTGACCAAGCAAGACTTGAAAAATAATGAGACGGTTAAGTCTTATCAAAAATTAGCTGAAAGTGAGTTGCGTGAAGGTGGCTACACCATTCAAACAACCATTAACAAACCGGTTCACAATGCGATGCAGGCTGCAGTGGCGAATTTTGGAAACATCTTGGATGATGGAACGGGACTTGTAGAAGTTGGGAATGTCCTCATGGACAATCGAACCGGTGCGATTTTAGGTTTTATCGGTGGACGTAATTTTGATGGCAACCAAAACAACCATGCCTTTGATACTGAACGTTCACCAGGGTCGACTATCAAACCGCTGTTGGCCTATGGGATTGCCATTGACCAAGGCTTGATGGGAAGCAATAGTATCCTTTCTAACTACCCAACTAATTTCTCAAGTGGCGAACCGATCATGCACGTAGATAACCGAGGAACGGCCATGATGGATCTTCGTGAGGCTCTCAATACTTCATGGAATATCCCAGCCTATTGGACCTACCGAACCCTACGTGAAAAAGGGGTGGATGTTCCCTCTTACATGAAGAAGATGGGCTATGATATCTCTGAATACGGAATTGAGAGTCTGCCGATGGGTGGGGGCATTGAGGTCACTGTTGCTCAACATACCAATGGTTACCAGACCATAGCCAATAATGGAAACTACCTCAAGCGTTACATGGTAGAGCAAATTATTGATCGGGATGGGGATGTGGTCTACAAGCATGAAGCAGATCCTGTTCGTGTCTACTCTCCAGCAACGGCAACGATTATGCAAGATCTCTTACGTGGAGTGCTCACATCTGGGGCAACCACAACCTTCAAATCACGGCTTAGTCAAGTCAATCCAACGCTGGCTGGTGCTGACTGGATTGGAAAAACTGGTACCACTAATTCAAATGGGGATATGTGGTTGATGTTGTCCACGCCAACTGTCTCTCTAGGAGGGTGGATTGGTCATGACAACAATGCCTCCATGCAGGCACTAACAGGATATAACAATAATGCTCAGTATATGGCACAATTAGTGAATGCGATCTATCAAGCAGATCCGAGTCTTTTGGGTGTCCAAGACAAATTCACTTTCGACAAGAGTGTGATCCGTTCTGAAGTACTCAAATCGACTGGTGAAAAACCAGGCCGCGTCAATGTGAATGGTCGAGATGTCGATGTGAGTGGTCAAATGGTAACCAGCCTTTGGGCAAAAAATGGAGCTCCAACCACTCAGTATCATTTTGCGATTGGAGGTTCTGACAGCGATTATCAGAACGCTTGGGCGGCTATTCTAGGTAATGCTGGTGGCAATCAAAACACTAATAACCGAAATAATAATACAAATAGTAGTGAAACAAGCAGTAGTTCAAGTAGTAGCAATTCAAGCAATAATTCTACAAATCGAAACAGCTCAAATCGTGACAATCGGCGCTAG